Proteins from a genomic interval of Bradyrhizobium sp. CCBAU 53340:
- a CDS encoding HpcH/HpaI aldolase/citrate lyase family protein codes for MANKVKEIWKSGKAVVNAWLAIPSGFSAEMIAQCGFDSVTVDMQHGVQDYLSMVQCFQAMDKHPVTPMVRVPWNEPGIIGKVLDGGAYGVICPMVNTPQEARNLVSYSKYPPQGVRSNGPIRAGMYGTAGSYQKTANADTILLPMMETRTAVENMEAILDVEGIDGVYIGPSDLGFSYGLEPKLDRSEPEILAIYEKIIKECGKRGLNPGIHCSGAEGAARAINMGFKLVTLSNEVGLMTTYAKMQVNATRKESGGKA; via the coding sequence GTGGCGAACAAGGTCAAGGAAATCTGGAAGTCGGGCAAGGCCGTGGTCAACGCGTGGCTCGCTATCCCCTCCGGCTTCTCGGCCGAGATGATCGCGCAATGCGGCTTCGACAGCGTCACCGTCGACATGCAGCACGGCGTGCAGGACTATCTGTCGATGGTGCAGTGCTTCCAGGCCATGGACAAGCACCCGGTGACCCCGATGGTCCGCGTGCCCTGGAACGAGCCCGGCATCATCGGCAAGGTGCTCGATGGCGGCGCCTATGGCGTGATCTGCCCGATGGTCAACACGCCGCAGGAAGCCAGGAACCTCGTCTCCTATTCGAAATATCCGCCGCAGGGCGTCCGTTCCAACGGCCCGATCCGCGCCGGCATGTACGGCACCGCGGGCTCCTACCAGAAGACCGCCAATGCCGACACCATCCTGCTGCCGATGATGGAGACCAGGACCGCGGTCGAGAACATGGAAGCGATCCTCGACGTCGAGGGCATCGACGGCGTCTATATCGGCCCGTCCGACCTCGGCTTCTCCTATGGCCTCGAGCCGAAGCTCGATCGCTCCGAACCCGAGATCCTCGCGATCTACGAGAAGATCATCAAGGAGTGCGGCAAGCGCGGCCTCAACCCCGGCATCCATTGCAGCGGCGCGGAAGGCGCTGCGCGCGCCATCAACATGGGCTTCAAGCTGGTGACGCTCTCGAACGAGGTCGGCCTGATGACCACCTACGCCAAGATGCAGGTCAATGCGACCCGCAAGGAGTCGGGCGGCAAGGCCTAA
- the hpaR gene encoding homoprotocatechuate degradation operon regulator HpaR produces MAKRPADPTDGSAPAARQVPMRDFSRSLPMSLLRAREAVMRQFRPSLREHGLTEQQWRILRALAAIEAAEVTELARTAFLLGPSLSRILRDLEARNLIERKTAKTDQRRSMVSISKEGVRLMAFVAPTSEAIYAEITQRFGARKLAELQEMLGELEQSLAGLGADHEAGTGE; encoded by the coding sequence ATGGCGAAAAGACCGGCTGATCCCACCGACGGAAGTGCGCCTGCCGCGCGCCAGGTGCCGATGCGCGACTTTTCGCGCTCGCTGCCGATGTCGCTGCTCAGGGCACGCGAGGCGGTGATGCGGCAATTCCGCCCCTCGCTGCGCGAGCACGGCCTGACCGAGCAGCAATGGCGCATCCTGCGCGCGCTTGCGGCGATCGAGGCGGCCGAGGTCACGGAACTCGCGCGCACCGCATTTCTCCTCGGACCGAGCCTGTCGCGCATCCTGCGCGATCTCGAGGCGCGCAACCTGATCGAGCGCAAGACGGCGAAGACCGATCAGCGGCGGAGCATGGTTTCGATCTCGAAGGAGGGCGTGCGGCTGATGGCCTTCGTGGCGCCGACCTCAGAGGCGATCTATGCCGAGATCACGCAGCGTTTCGGCGCGCGCAAGCTCGCCGAGTTGCAGGAGATGCTGGGAGAGCTGGAGCAGAGTCTCGCGGGGCTTGGTGCGGACCACGAGGCAGGTACCGGGGAATGA
- the hpaH gene encoding 2-oxo-hept-4-ene-1,7-dioate hydratase, whose protein sequence is MALSKDDIQACARRLHQAEKTRTQIRQLSQDFSDISIADAYAIQKAWVDLKIAEGRLVKGHKIGLTSKAMQSALNIDEPDSGVLLDDMFFADGGLVPTERFIATRVEAELAFVMSKRLAGPDCTMFDVLNATDFVVPALEILDTRVERVDPTTKATRKIFDTIADNAANAGIVLGGRPIRPLDADLRWIGALCFKNGQLEETGLAAGVLNHPATSVAWLANKIAPLGLALEPGQIVLAGSFIRPIETRKGDTIQADYGAYGSVSCYFA, encoded by the coding sequence ATGGCGCTTTCCAAAGACGATATCCAAGCCTGCGCGAGGCGTCTGCACCAGGCGGAGAAGACCCGGACCCAGATCCGGCAGCTGTCGCAGGATTTTTCGGACATCAGCATCGCCGATGCCTACGCGATTCAGAAGGCCTGGGTCGACCTCAAGATCGCCGAGGGACGCCTCGTCAAAGGCCACAAGATCGGCCTGACCTCGAAGGCGATGCAGAGCGCGCTCAACATCGACGAGCCCGACTCCGGCGTGCTGCTCGACGACATGTTCTTTGCCGATGGAGGCCTGGTTCCGACCGAGCGCTTCATCGCCACGCGCGTCGAGGCCGAACTCGCCTTTGTCATGAGCAAGCGCCTTGCTGGCCCGGACTGCACCATGTTCGATGTGCTCAACGCCACCGACTTCGTGGTACCGGCGCTGGAGATTCTGGACACGCGGGTCGAGCGCGTCGATCCCACGACCAAGGCGACGCGAAAAATCTTCGACACCATCGCCGACAATGCGGCGAATGCCGGCATCGTGCTTGGTGGCCGTCCCATCCGCCCGCTCGACGCGGATCTGCGCTGGATCGGCGCGCTCTGTTTCAAGAACGGCCAGTTAGAGGAGACCGGCCTTGCCGCCGGCGTGCTCAATCATCCCGCGACATCAGTGGCCTGGCTCGCCAACAAGATCGCGCCGCTCGGCCTTGCGCTGGAGCCCGGCCAAATCGTGCTCGCCGGCTCCTTCATCCGTCCGATCGAGACCCGCAAGGGCGACACAATTCAAGCCGATTATGGCGCCTACGGCTCGGTCAGCTGCTACTTCGCCTAG
- a CDS encoding 5-carboxymethyl-2-hydroxymuconate Delta-isomerase, whose translation MPHFTIEYSANLDSRLDIGAVCEVVRKAAVETGIFPLGGIRVRAIRCEHYAIADARNDYGFLDMVLRIGEGRDLPTRQKAGEHVFQALSKHLDPVFAASKFALSFDMQINDKDTSWKRNNIHDALKVEAAHG comes from the coding sequence ATGCCGCATTTCACCATCGAATATTCGGCCAATCTCGACAGCCGGCTCGACATCGGCGCGGTGTGCGAAGTGGTGCGCAAGGCGGCGGTCGAGACCGGCATCTTCCCGCTCGGCGGCATCCGCGTTCGCGCTATCCGCTGCGAGCACTATGCGATCGCAGATGCCCGCAACGACTACGGTTTCCTCGACATGGTGCTGCGCATCGGCGAGGGCCGCGATCTTCCGACGCGCCAGAAAGCCGGCGAACATGTCTTCCAGGCGCTCTCAAAGCATCTCGATCCCGTCTTCGCCGCCAGCAAGTTCGCCCTGTCGTTCGACATGCAGATCAACGACAAGGATACGAGCTGGAAGCGCAACAACATCCACGACGCATTGAAAGTGGAGGCTGCCCATGGATAA
- the hpaE gene encoding 5-carboxymethyl-2-hydroxymuconate semialdehyde dehydrogenase has protein sequence MDKPTPKADVFQANRDRVAPLLQKLKADGIGHMIDGKIVPSISGQTFETKSPVDGSVLARVARGNAEDIDAAATAAALAFKSWRDMGPAMRRKLLHRVADAIEDNADDIAVLECIDTGQAYRFMAKAAIRAAENFRFFADKCAEARDGLNTPSDEHWNISTRVPIGPVGVITPWNTPFMLSTWKIAPALAAGCTVVHKPAEWSPVTAAILARLVKEAGVPDGVLNTVHGFGEEAGKALTEHPAIKAIGFVGESATGSAIMTQGAPTLKRVHFELGGKNPVIVFDDADLDRALDAVVFMIYSLNGERCTSSSRLLIQQSIADKFVEKLTARVKALKVGHPLDPATEIGPLIHERHLAKVCSYFDVARRDGATIAVGGKAYDGPGGGHYVEPTLVTGASGKMRVAQEEVFGPFLTVLPFKDEADAIEIANDIRYGLTGYVWTNDVGRSLRVADALEAGMVWLNSENVRHLPTPFGGMKASGIGRDGGDYSFDFYMETKHVSLARGTHKIQKLGI, from the coding sequence ATGGATAAGCCCACGCCGAAAGCCGATGTGTTCCAGGCCAATCGCGACCGCGTCGCGCCGCTGCTGCAGAAGCTGAAAGCTGACGGCATCGGCCACATGATCGATGGCAAGATCGTGCCATCGATCTCGGGGCAGACATTCGAGACGAAGTCGCCAGTCGATGGCTCGGTACTCGCAAGAGTTGCCCGCGGCAATGCCGAGGACATCGATGCTGCCGCAACGGCAGCCGCCCTCGCCTTCAAATCCTGGCGCGACATGGGACCGGCGATGCGGCGCAAGCTGCTGCACCGGGTCGCCGACGCGATCGAGGACAATGCCGACGACATCGCCGTGCTCGAATGCATCGACACGGGACAAGCCTACCGCTTCATGGCCAAGGCCGCGATCCGTGCCGCCGAAAATTTCCGCTTCTTCGCCGACAAATGCGCCGAGGCGCGCGACGGCCTCAACACGCCGAGCGACGAGCACTGGAACATCTCGACGCGCGTGCCGATCGGCCCCGTCGGGGTGATCACGCCGTGGAACACGCCGTTCATGCTGTCGACGTGGAAGATCGCCCCTGCGCTGGCCGCCGGCTGCACCGTCGTCCACAAGCCGGCCGAATGGTCGCCGGTGACGGCCGCCATCCTGGCGCGGCTCGTCAAGGAAGCCGGCGTGCCCGACGGCGTGCTCAACACCGTGCACGGGTTCGGCGAAGAGGCTGGCAAGGCGCTGACCGAGCATCCCGCCATCAAGGCGATCGGCTTCGTCGGCGAGAGCGCCACGGGATCGGCCATCATGACCCAGGGCGCGCCGACCCTGAAGCGCGTGCATTTCGAGCTTGGCGGCAAAAATCCTGTCATCGTGTTCGACGATGCCGATCTCGACCGCGCGCTCGATGCCGTCGTGTTCATGATCTACTCGCTCAATGGCGAGCGCTGCACCTCGTCGAGCCGCCTGCTGATCCAGCAGAGCATCGCGGACAAATTCGTGGAGAAGCTGACAGCGCGGGTGAAGGCGCTGAAGGTCGGCCATCCCCTCGATCCCGCCACCGAGATCGGGCCGCTGATCCACGAACGGCACCTCGCAAAAGTCTGCTCCTATTTCGACGTCGCGCGGCGGGACGGTGCGACCATCGCGGTCGGCGGCAAAGCCTATGACGGCCCGGGCGGCGGCCATTATGTCGAGCCGACCTTGGTGACCGGCGCGAGCGGCAAGATGCGCGTAGCGCAGGAGGAAGTGTTCGGTCCCTTCCTCACCGTGCTCCCTTTCAAGGACGAAGCCGACGCCATCGAGATCGCCAACGATATCCGCTATGGCCTCACCGGCTATGTCTGGACCAACGATGTCGGCCGGAGCTTGCGCGTCGCCGATGCGCTGGAAGCCGGCATGGTCTGGCTCAACTCTGAGAACGTCCGTCATCTGCCAACGCCGTTCGGCGGCATGAAGGCTAGCGGCATCGGCCGCGACGGCGGCGACTACTCGTTCGACTTCTACATGGAAACCAAGCACGTTTCGCTGGCGCGGGGCACGCACAAGATTCAGAAACTGGGCATTTAG
- the hpaD gene encoding 3,4-dihydroxyphenylacetate 2,3-dioxygenase — MPVPQHVFEPPFNIIRSSHVVLDVTDLKLSREFYETTVGLHVEDADDNVVYLRAAEEHQHHSLVLRKAAAPACARLGFKVGNDGDLDKAAKFLSENGLAYAFADQPFQGRTLQFTDPFGFQIELYASMDRRPHLLRRYDLYRGCHPQRLDHFNVFAAEVQDTVDFYARLGFRLTEYAEEDGPNGRIAAAWMHRKGNVHDFAITNGKGPRLHHFAYWTPTAMNIIHLCDVMASQGFVKNIERGPGRHGISNAFFLYVRDPDGHRLELYTSDYFTGDHDHEPLRWSLRDPRRQTLWGAPAPRSWFEQGSPFTGQAVREPKFVADVLVAD; from the coding sequence ATGCCGGTACCGCAACACGTCTTCGAGCCGCCGTTCAACATCATCCGCTCCAGCCATGTCGTGCTCGACGTGACCGATCTGAAGCTGAGCCGCGAGTTCTACGAGACCACCGTCGGCCTGCATGTCGAGGATGCCGACGACAACGTGGTTTACCTGCGCGCCGCCGAAGAGCATCAGCATCACTCGCTGGTGCTGCGCAAAGCCGCGGCGCCGGCCTGCGCTCGACTCGGCTTCAAGGTTGGCAATGACGGCGACCTCGATAAGGCCGCGAAATTCCTTTCCGAGAATGGCCTCGCTTATGCGTTCGCCGACCAGCCGTTCCAGGGGCGCACCCTGCAATTCACCGATCCCTTCGGCTTCCAGATCGAGCTCTATGCGTCGATGGACCGGCGGCCGCATCTGCTACGCCGCTACGACCTCTACCGGGGATGCCACCCGCAGCGGCTCGACCATTTCAACGTCTTCGCGGCCGAGGTGCAAGATACCGTCGACTTCTATGCGCGGCTCGGCTTCCGCCTCACCGAATATGCCGAGGAGGACGGGCCGAACGGTCGGATAGCTGCGGCCTGGATGCATCGCAAGGGCAACGTCCACGATTTCGCGATCACCAACGGCAAGGGCCCGCGGCTGCATCACTTCGCCTACTGGACGCCGACGGCGATGAACATCATCCATCTCTGCGACGTCATGGCCTCGCAAGGCTTTGTGAAGAACATCGAGCGCGGTCCCGGACGCCACGGCATCTCGAATGCGTTCTTCCTCTACGTGCGCGACCCCGATGGCCACCGCCTGGAGCTCTACACCAGCGATTATTTCACCGGCGATCACGACCACGAGCCGCTGCGTTGGTCGCTGCGCGATCCGCGCCGCCAGACGCTGTGGGGCGCGCCGGCGCCGCGTTCCTGGTTCGAGCAGGGCTCGCCCTTCACGGGCCAGGCCGTGCGTGAGCCGAAATTCGTGGCCGACGTTCTGGTGGCGGATTAG
- a CDS encoding fumarylacetoacetate hydrolase family protein gives MKLPRLATYSVKGEARYGAVLEGGIVDLSARYAKDYPTLREVIAAGKLVPLAEEAASRTPVHALGEITWLPPVPAPEKIICIGVNYPDRNAEYKDGQEAPKYPSMFMRSPRSFVGHDTPLVRPRASAQLDYEGEIVLVIGKQGRHIKESDALDHIAALTLCNEGSVRDWLRHAKFNVTQGKNFDSSGSLGPWLVPYVKEAQLADIRLTTHVNGELRQDERTSRLMFPFRYLISYISTFATLVPGDVIVTGTPTGAGARFDPPRYLKPGDVIEVAAEGIGTLRNGVVDEA, from the coding sequence ATGAAGCTCCCTCGCCTCGCCACCTATTCCGTCAAGGGTGAAGCCCGCTACGGCGCCGTTCTCGAGGGCGGCATCGTCGATCTCTCCGCGCGCTACGCCAAGGACTATCCAACGCTGCGCGAGGTGATCGCCGCCGGCAAGCTTGTGCCCCTTGCCGAGGAGGCCGCCAGCCGCACGCCGGTTCACGCGCTCGGCGAGATCACATGGCTGCCGCCGGTGCCCGCGCCGGAGAAGATCATCTGCATCGGCGTCAACTATCCCGATCGCAACGCCGAGTACAAGGACGGCCAGGAGGCGCCGAAATATCCGAGCATGTTCATGCGCTCGCCCCGCTCCTTCGTTGGCCACGACACGCCTCTGGTGCGCCCGCGCGCGTCCGCGCAGCTCGACTATGAGGGCGAGATCGTGCTGGTGATCGGCAAGCAGGGCCGGCACATCAAGGAGAGCGATGCCCTCGACCACATCGCCGCGCTCACGCTCTGCAACGAGGGTTCGGTGCGCGACTGGCTGCGCCACGCCAAGTTCAACGTCACGCAGGGCAAGAACTTTGATTCCAGCGGCAGCCTCGGACCATGGCTCGTGCCGTATGTCAAGGAAGCGCAGCTTGCCGACATCAGGCTGACCACGCACGTCAATGGCGAGCTCAGGCAGGACGAGCGCACCAGCCGGCTGATGTTTCCGTTCCGCTATCTCATCAGCTATATCTCGACCTTCGCAACGCTCGTGCCCGGCGACGTCATCGTCACGGGCACGCCGACCGGCGCTGGGGCGCGGTTCGATCCGCCGCGATACCTGAAGCCCGGCGACGTCATCGAAGTCGCGGCCGAGGGCATCGGCACTTTGCGCAACGGCGTCGTCGACGAAGCCTGA
- a CDS encoding thiamine pyrophosphate-dependent enzyme, with the protein MTTLTGGEAIVSGLVAHGVDTVFGLPGAQVYGLFDAFHQAQLKVIGARHEQACGYMAFGYARSSGRPGVFSVVPGPGVLNASAALLTAYGCNEPVLCVTGQVPTQFLGKGRGHLHEMPDQLATLRTYVKWADRIEHPGNAPTTVARAFQEMTSGRRGPASVEMPWDIFTQRADTAPAQVLEPLPAPLPDPDMIKQAAALIKASKAPMIFVGSGAIEAGEEILELAEMIDAPVVAFRSGRGIVSNAHELGLTMAAAYKLWPNTDLMIGIGTRLELPTMSRWPYQPDGLKSIRIDIDPVEMRRYPSNTAIVADAKAATADLTAAVRKAGYSKTAGRRAAIREATTSALTEIQRVQPQMAYLDILREVLPANAIVTDELSQVGFASWYGFPIYQPRTFITSGYQGTLGSGFPTALGAKVANPDKPVVAITGDGGFMFGVQELSTAVQFNIGVVTLVFNNNAYGNVRRDQRERFDGRVVASDLVNPDFVKLAESFGVAAARVTAPDQFKAAMDKALAHGGPYLISIEVTRDSEVSPWAFIHPPKP; encoded by the coding sequence ATGACCACCCTCACCGGCGGCGAAGCGATCGTAAGCGGGCTCGTCGCCCATGGCGTCGACACCGTGTTCGGCCTGCCAGGCGCGCAAGTTTACGGCCTGTTCGACGCCTTCCACCAGGCCCAGCTCAAGGTGATCGGCGCGCGGCACGAACAGGCCTGTGGCTATATGGCGTTCGGCTATGCGCGCTCCAGCGGCCGGCCCGGCGTATTCAGCGTGGTGCCCGGCCCCGGCGTGCTCAACGCCAGCGCGGCACTGTTGACCGCCTATGGCTGCAACGAGCCGGTGCTGTGCGTCACAGGCCAGGTGCCGACGCAGTTTCTGGGCAAGGGCCGCGGGCATCTGCACGAGATGCCGGACCAGCTCGCGACGCTGCGCACCTATGTGAAGTGGGCCGATAGAATCGAACATCCCGGCAATGCTCCGACCACCGTGGCGCGCGCCTTCCAGGAGATGACCTCTGGGCGGCGCGGCCCCGCCTCGGTCGAGATGCCATGGGACATCTTTACGCAACGGGCGGATACGGCCCCAGCGCAGGTGCTGGAGCCGCTGCCCGCGCCCTTACCCGATCCTGACATGATCAAGCAGGCGGCCGCGCTGATCAAGGCCAGCAAGGCGCCGATGATCTTCGTCGGGAGCGGTGCGATCGAGGCAGGCGAGGAAATCCTCGAGCTCGCCGAGATGATCGATGCGCCGGTCGTCGCCTTCCGCAGTGGCCGCGGCATCGTCTCCAATGCGCATGAGCTCGGCCTCACCATGGCTGCCGCCTACAAGCTGTGGCCGAACACCGACCTGATGATCGGCATCGGCACGCGCCTGGAATTGCCGACTATGTCGCGCTGGCCGTACCAGCCCGACGGCCTCAAGAGCATCCGCATCGATATCGATCCGGTCGAGATGCGGCGCTATCCATCGAACACGGCGATCGTCGCCGATGCCAAGGCCGCAACCGCCGATCTCACGGCTGCCGTGCGCAAGGCCGGCTACAGCAAGACCGCCGGCCGCCGCGCCGCGATCCGCGAAGCGACCACGAGCGCGCTGACGGAGATCCAGCGCGTCCAGCCACAGATGGCGTATCTCGACATTCTGCGTGAGGTCCTGCCGGCGAACGCGATCGTGACCGACGAACTGTCGCAGGTGGGTTTTGCCTCCTGGTACGGCTTTCCGATCTACCAGCCGCGCACCTTCATCACCTCAGGCTATCAGGGCACGCTCGGCTCTGGCTTCCCGACTGCGCTCGGGGCCAAGGTCGCCAATCCCGACAAGCCCGTGGTGGCAATCACCGGCGACGGCGGCTTCATGTTCGGCGTGCAGGAACTGTCGACCGCCGTGCAGTTCAACATCGGCGTGGTGACGCTGGTGTTCAACAACAACGCCTACGGTAATGTCCGTCGCGACCAGCGCGAGCGCTTCGACGGCCGCGTGGTCGCGTCGGATCTGGTCAACCCCGATTTCGTCAAGCTCGCGGAGTCCTTTGGCGTGGCGGCAGCGCGCGTCACCGCGCCGGATCAGTTCAAGGCGGCGATGGACAAGGCGCTCGCGCATGGCGGGCCGTATCTGATCTCGATCGAGGTGACCAGGGACTCCGAGGTGAGCCCTTGGGCGTTCATCCACCCGCCGAAGCCTTGA